The Spiroplasma litorale nucleotide sequence TAAACTTATTCATTTGGTCATAGTTATATAAAACTAAAGTAAATTCCTTTGCAATTTCGTTTTCAAGAATATTTGAATTTTTTTTATTAAAAAAACTCACTTTCAATTTATCTTTTTTATATGATAAAAATTTAATGTTAATATCTTTGTTAAAGCTTTTAAACCAGCTTTCTTCTTCAAAATTTTCAGTAATTATGCTCTTAAAATTTTTCTTTACAAAACTTTCCTCTGTACTTGAACTATCAAATTTGTAATATAGATATTCGTTTCATGATTCAATGTAGTCATAGTATTTTGATGAACTTACACTTGTTTTTTTGAAAGAGCTTGCTGATGCAGGTGTAACTGTTAAACCAAGTGCCAAAATCATTTGAAGTATTTTTTTCATAAAATCACCTTATAAATTTTTTTAGTTAATAAATTTATTATACAATTAAATATGGAAAATGGTGAAAAAATATGGGATTTTGAAGTAATTTAAAAGAGCGAAGATCTTTAAAGAAACAAGAAAAAAAACATAAAAAAGAGCATAAAAATACACTTACATTTTCAACTGATATCAAAAAATTAACCAAAAAATATAAAGTTGTAAATAGTGATTTTTATGATGAACTTGAAAATATTTTAATAAAAACTGATATGGGCATGAAAATGGTTTTAGAGATATCAAATAATGTGCAAAGAAAAGTAAAACCTAAACATAATTTTAATGATATAAAAGAAATTTTAGCCGAAGAAATATATAAAGCTTATATTGGATCTGGAAAAGTTAAATCAGAATTAAATTTTCAAGATAATAGATTAAATATTTTTTTAATTGTTGGAGTAAATGGTGTTGGTAAAACAACTAGCATTGCTAAAATTGCAAATTATTATAGTAAGCAAGGAAAAAAAGTATTAATTGCAGCAGGAGATACATTTAGAGCTGGTGCTGTTGAGCAATTAGAGCAATGATGTAAAAATAGACTTGAGAACGTTGATTTAGTTAAACCACCCAATAACTCAAAAGATCCTGCAAGTGTTGTTTTTGACTCAATTAAAATTGCAGTAGATAAAAATTATGATTTATTACTAGTTGACACAGCGGGTAGACTTCAAAATAAAGAACATCTTATGAGGGAGTTAGAAAAAATTACAAAAATTATTCAAAAGTCAATTAAAGATGGTCCCCACGAAAGGTTATTGGTTATTGATGCGCAAACTGGTCAAAATGGTGTAAATCAAGCAAAATCATTTTCAGAAGCAACCGATGTATCTGGAATTGTATTAACTAAAATGGATGGTACTAGTAAAGGTGGAATAGCGTTGGCTATTAAGGATATACTTAATATACCTGTTAAATTAATTGGTGTTGGAGAAAAGGTTGATGATTTGAAAAAATTTAGTGTGGATGATTACATATATGATCTAACTGCTGATTTTATGGAAGATGATGAAGATGAGTAATATGGATTTTGAAAAAAATTTATTAATATCTGAATTTTATGATTATTATAAAAACTTGTTAACAGAAAAACAAAGACAGTATTTTGAGCTGTACTTTTTTGAAAATTATTCATTGCAAGAAATAGCTGAAGAAATAGGCGTTTCAAAGAGTGCAATTCATGATAGCATAAGCAAAACGATTTCTTATTTAAAAGATTTAGAAGAAAAACTTAAATTTGTAAATAAAACTAAATATATTAAAAATGAAATTGAAAAATTTAAAAAGGAAAAAATATCAAAAGATGACTTTATAGAAAGTATTGAAAAAGAAATATAATGAACATTTTATTTATTGGTGACATTTTTAGTTCACCTGGACGTGATGTATTATCAAACAAATTAAATATTATAGTTAAAAAGCATCAAATTGATTTTATAATTGCAAATGGCGAAAATATTAGCCACGGAAAAGGGATTAATAAAAATCATTATAATTTTTTAAAACAGTTAAAAATAAATGTTATTACAAGTGGAAATCACATTTTTAAACAAAAAGAAACATTAGAATATATTTCTAACTCAAAAGACCTTCTAAGACCTCTGAATATGAATAAAAGCCTTCCAGGTTTGGGCACTAACATTTTTAAATTTAAAGATAAAGAAATAAGAGTAACAAATTTAATGGGACAAGTTTTTATGGATAATGTAAATAATCCGTATGAAGCTTTTGATGAAATAATTTTTAAAGATACTTCAAACATACATATTGTAGATTTTCATGCAGAAGCATCTGCTGAAAAATTAGCGTTTGCATTTAATTATGATGGTAAAGTTACAGCAATATTAGGAACTCACACTCATATTCAAACTGCAGATGAAAGAATAATGCCTAATGGAACTGCTTACATAACTGATGTTGGTATGACTGGATCTTTTGATTCTGTAATTGGTGTAAATCCAGAAGAAGTGATTATTAAAGAAAAACTAGGTCTTCAAACTAAATTTGTGCCTTCAACTAAACCTGCAAAAATATCAGCTGTTATAATTAAAATAGATGATACAAACAATAAAGTTATTAATATATCAAGGATTAATGAATATTAATTATATTTTTAAGTAAAAATAATTAAAAATATAATTAAGTCTTTCAATTGTAAATAAGTAGTAATTTGGTATAATTAATTCAATTAGATTGAATGGAGGACATACAATGAAAAGACATGATAAATTAAGAAATTTACATGAAGCTCTATTCGCATTAGATAAAGAAATCAAAAATATTTGTAAAGGTATTGAGCAAAGACTTAGAAACAATCACAAGTATCTTGATACTTATCAAAGAGTTCTTACTGAGGTCGAATTCGAAAGAAAAAATGAAATGTATGGTAGATCAACTATTTATGATTTTGAAAGAATGAGAATCAATTTAGAACAAGATGCCGGTAATTTAATTTATGAAGCAATTAACGTAATGGGGAATGATGAATTTATTATAAGAAGACAAAATGTAATATTTGCATTTTGATTCATGGGACAATTTGATGTCTACGCCTTAGACCTTTCAAGAGGGGGATAACCTAAATAATAGTTATTATTGTAACTATTATTTTAATTTTATGAGAGGATTTTTGTTATTAATATGAATAAATTCTTAATATGAATAATTATTGGAATTGTTTTATTTATTTTACTTTTAATTATTATTAGATACTTAATATCTAAAAAACTAACAAAAAAGCATAAAAGAATTGTTAAAAATGAACTAATTAAGAAAAAGTTTTTTATAACAAGTGATAACTATGAATTGAGATGGCTAGGTGAAATATTACCTGTTTCAAAAAAAATATTAATATGTGTTCATGATTATGGACTTTCCAGAAAAAGTTTTAAAAATTTTGAAGAATATGTAAGAAAAAATAATAGTGATGTTTCTGTAATTTCATATGATCAAAGAGGAAGTGGCGAAAATAAGTTTTATAAAAACTTAAATATGGGAAGTCATTTATTAGATTTAGAAGAAATTATAGTTTATATATCTACAAAATATTCAGATAAGGAAATATTTTTAGTAGGGGAAGGTTTTGGGTCAAACTTAGCGTCTTATTTTAGTGATAACAAAAGAATAAAAAAAATTATTTTTGTTTCAATGCATTTAAATCAGATAATACATAAAAGTTTCAAAGTTATATTTAAGATTTTAATGGCCTCATTAATTTCTACTAATATACAAATAAAACAAAAAATATATATTGAAGATTGTGTTTCAAAAATTGATGATAATAATATTATTGATATCGATTTTGTATCACATAAAAAAATGAAAAACTTATTACAAATAAGAAAAATTAATTCAAAAATTAAAAAAAACATAGTAAAAAATGTTAAAAAATACGTATTTTTACTACCGGGTATTGATATTTTTGTTAAAAAAAATACATTTATTAATATATTTAATGATGAAAAGTTAAAAGACCTAAAAATTGATAAATTGAGTTCTAAAAAACATTATGTTTTTTATGAAAAAAATAATATAGAAATTTTCAAAACAATAATAAATAATATATAGTTTTTGATATTATTATTATGCTATTTATAAAATAAGGAGATAATATGAAAAAATTTTTTACTAGTGAATCAGTTTCAGAAGGACATCCAGATAAACTGTGCGATCAAATATCAGATGCAATATTAGATGCTTGTCTTGAACAAGACTCTAATTCAAAAGTTGCATGTGAAGTTTTTGTTACAGATAATTATTTAGTTATAGGAGGAGAAATATCTTCATCTGCTAAAGTAGATTACAAAGAAATTGCCAAATTTGTATTAAAAAGAGTAGGTTACAAAAATGGTGAAACAGGTATTGATCCTGAAAATTGTGAAATAGTTATTAAAATTAATCAACAATCAAAAGATATTTCAATTGGTGTTGATAAAGAAGATATGGGTGCAGGAGACCAAGGAATTATGTTTGGTTATGCAACAAATGAAACTTCAAATTATATGCCTTGTGCAATTCAATTAGCTCACGATTTAGTTCATCTTGCTTCAAAACTAAGAAAGTTGAATGAATTTAAATTTGCTCAGCCTGATATGAAATCACAAGTTACAATGGATTATGAAAATTTAAAAAACCCAAGAATTGATACAATATTGATGTCTATTCAGCATGATGAAAACTATGATGAAAAAGAATTTAAAAATTTTATCAAAGAAAATATAATGAATGTTATTGCAAAAAAACATAATCTAAATACAGATTTTAAAGTTTTGATTAACCCAACTGGTAGATTTGTTATTGGTGGTCCTAAAAGCGACACAGGACTAACAGGACGTAAAATAATTGTTGATACATATGGTGGTTATTCTAGACATGGTGGTGGAGCATTTTCGGGGAAGGATCCATCAAAAGTTGACAGAAGTGCTGCTTATATGGCGAGATATGTAGCTAAAAATGTTGTAGCTGCAGGTCTGGCGGACCAATTAGAAATCCAATTAAGTTATGCAATCGGAGTATCTAAGCCAATATCAATTTTTGTCGAAGCTTTTGGAACAAATAAAGTTCCGTATGCAATAATTTACAAAGCAATTGAAGAAACTTTTGATTTTAGAGTTCAATCAATTATTGACTCATTAGATTTAAAAAAACCGGTTTACTTTAGAACAAGTAAATATGGACATTTTGGTAAAAAAGAATTTAGTTGAGAAAGATTAGATAAAGTTAGAATTTTAGAAAGATATTTATAATGTATCTAGAAGTAATTGCAAAAGATTTAGAAGACGTTAAAGATATTAATAATACTAGTGCAAATAGAATTGAACTTTGTAAAGACTTATTAGTTGGAGGCTTAACGCCAGATTTTGATTTAATAAAACAAGCAACTGAATTATCTAAATTACCTATAAATGTAATTGTTAGAAGAACGCATGAAAATTTTGTTTATTCTAAACAAGAAAAAAAACAAATATTAGAAGACATTAGTTTTATAAAACAAACAAAAGCAAACGGTATTGTTTTTGGTGCATTAACTAAAAAAAATAAAATTGATATTAAATTTTTAAAAAAAGTTATTAAAGCAAAAGGTAATAAAGAAATAACTTTTCATAAAGCTTTTGATGAAGTTAATAATTTTGTCAAAAGTTATAAAATATTAAATAAATTAAATGTCACATCAGTTTTAACATCGGGAGGTTTAGATCTTGCAAATGGTATTGATATTTTAAATAAGTTAAAAAAACTAGATTTAAAAACCATAATTTTAGTAGGTGGAGGAGTAACGAAGGATAACTTTAGTAGCATAAAAAAAATATCAGGTTTTGTACACATTGGTAGACTTGCTAGAAAAAATAACTCCTGAGAACAACCGATTAATAAAGAAACAATAAATAATTTAATTAAAAAATAAATACTCATGAATATTCTTTTTATTAATACTTAAATAGGTTTTTTGTTTTAAAACTCTATAATAATAGTGTAAAATACTTATATGAAGTATTAATAAAAGGGGCGAAATAATAATGGAACGTATATTTTTTAATAATAACAAAAATTTAAAAGGCATAGTTGATGAAGTTTTTGTTAAAGAAGGGCAGCCAGTTAAAGTTGGTGATGTTTTAACAACAATTTCAACTCAATTAGAAAAAGTTAATGTAATATCACCAATTGATGGAGTTATCAAAAATGTATATATAATTGATTCGCTTATTGTATCTTGTAATGATACACTTTTTGAAGTTGTTACACACAATGAACTTTTAGAACTTACTAAAGAACCTAATAATATAAACGATACTTTAAGAGAAGGTCTTGATGAATTTAATTATTTTGATAATTTTGATAATGTTGAGTCAGACCCAATAGTTGATTCATTAGAAAAAAAACTAGATCAAGAAACTCAAATCGCTCCTAATAACTTAAATGATAAAATAATTTTTAATAATCATACATTACCAAGAACAGAAATAAACGTAAGTAAAAAAGAACATGATCTACTTAATAAAAATCTAGTTCAGATAAACGACTCAATCACTCAGGAATTAAGTTTTTTTACAAATAATACTTCATTGGAAATGGAAAATAATGTTTTTAAGGAAGAAACAAAAACATTTATTCCAAAATTTAATCAAGAAAATATTATTAAAGAAGAAATCAAAAAAGATTTAGAAAAAGAAAAAGAAAAATTTAATGATTTATTGGATAGCAAACGTTTAAGTAATTCTATAAATGAAAAAAATAATTACTTTGAAAAAAAAGATATAATTGATACTAAAGTCGAAAAAGACCTTAGCACTTTAAATGATTTTAATCAAGACAAAAAAACAAACTCTGAAATTAATGGGTCATTATATAAAGAAAAAGAAATAAATATTAAAAAAGACAATTTGCAATCAGAAAAAGTAGAATTTTTAAATACAAATTCATCAATTAATCTATCTTTAAATATAAATCAATTATTGAATCTTCAAGACATTCTTTATAAACCTTCATTTGAAAAAAACATAGAAATTAAAACTTCAACTCTTCTAATAAAAGCGTTAGCAATGTCATTGGATAGTTTAAATTTTTATGAAAATAAAGATGAAAAAAATATAACAATAATCAAAAAAACAAATACAGATTTTTTTAAAAAAACATTTAGTCATATTAATTACAATTTAAATATTTTTGATATTCAAAATATATTTAATAACTCTAATTTAAGCTATAAAAAAACCGATTTTGTTATATACGATTTTATAGAATATAGAAATGTTATATCAAGTTTTAATATATATGATGAATCTATTTTTTCAATCTCATTAAATAATATTAATCAACTTATTAATAATGATGGAACTATGTATAATAATTTAAATTTAAATATTTCATATAACAACAAGTTCGTAAGTATAGATAAAACTTTAAAGTTTATTGATGTTTTAACAAATTTAATAGAAAACCCAGGTTATTTAATTTAATTAAAATAAGGAGCATTTATGATAAGTGATTTAAATTTAGAAGCAAAAAGTGTAAATTTAACAGCAAGAATTGAAAGAGTTGTTTTATCAACTGGAAACAATGGTCTCAATTACTTAATAGTTCACCTAATTGATAAAACAGGTAGAATAGAAGCCAGATTATGAAATGTCTCTGATGATGATATATTAAATTTGAAAGCTGGTTCTATTGTTAAAATAGAAGCGAATATAAATAGTTATAGACACCAATTACAATTAAAAATAAATAACTATGTTATTATTCAAGAAGAAGAATTTGATGATTATAAAATCTCTCACGATATGTTCTCAATTAATGCTCCTTTAAATATAGACCAAAAATTTAAAGAATTATTAAATTTTATAGAGTCTTTAAAAAATGATAACTATAAAAATATTACAATAAGTTTATTAAAAGAGTATGAAGAAGATTTTAAAAACTATCCAGCAGCCGTAAGTATTCATCATAACGTCGTTGGTGGATTATTTTGACACAGTAGTTCAATTTTAGAAGCTGCAATGGCTCTAAAAAAAGTATATTCATTTATTGAAATTGATTGAGATTTAGTTTATTGTGGGGCTATTTTGCATGATATTGGTAAAGTAATTGAACTAGAGGGAAAAAATGCGAGTGAGTATACTTCAAAAGGAAAATTACTAGGACATATATCAATAGGAAGTAATTTTGTATTTGATAAAGCAAAAAGTTTGAAAATTGAATCTGAAGACACAATTAAGTTGCAACATGTTATATTATCAAGTCATGGAAAAAATGAATTTGGATCACCGATTGAGCCGTTACTGATAGAAAGCATAATTATATCAACATTAGATAGTTTAGATGCTCGGTTATATAGAGTTAATGAAGAGTTAAAAAAAGTGTCCAATAGTAATTGAACACCAAGAATATTATCTGAAGATGGAAGAAGTTTTTTAAGGCATTTTGAAAAACCTAAAAAAAACTAATTTTCCTTAAATTCAGATATTTTTTTATATATTTCAGATACAGGTAAATCATCTGTGTTTTTATTAATTTTAAATGTATATCCATCAGATTTAACATATTTTGGAATTATGTGCTCATGGTAATGAAATACAGTTTGAAATGCTTCTACGCCTTGATTTGATACATAATTATATCCTTTTGGTTTTAAAGATTTATTTAATATTTTTATAGCCTCTTTTTTTGTCTTCATAACTTCATATATTAAACTAATATCTGTACTTTCGAAATCGTCATAGTGTTTTTTAGGAATAACTAAACAATGACCTTCTGAGTTTGGAGATAAGTCTAAAAAACATACTGTGTATTCATTTTCATAAATTATGTTAGAGTTAATTTCTTTATTTGCAATCTTACAAAATATACAGCTTTGATCCATATTTGTTCACCTCAAGATTTATTTTATAATAAAAAAAACTAATTGAAATTGTCAATTAAAATTAACATTAAAAAGATACTTTCTCCATACAAATTTCGTATGGAGTTTTTTTATGCTTTAGAGAAGGTCTAACATAATTATAAAACTCTATATAGTGTGAGATAATTTTATAAATATTTGAATAATGTAGTTCTTTTACTTTATATGTATATATACATTCATTTTTAAAAGTCCCAAAAAAAGACTCACACGCACCATTATCTGGGGAGTTTCCTCTTCTTGACATAGAAATATTTATATTATTATTTTTACATAATCTTTCTCAAGTTTCATTTGTATATGGTGATCCTTGATCTGAGTGGATTATCTTTGGTGCACCTCTTTTTTTAATAGCGCTAATTAAATTTGTATGACATAATATATTATTAGAACTAACTGATAACTTTCAATCAATAATTTCTGAATTGAACAAATCCTTTATAACAGATAAATATACATTTCCATTAATACTTTTTATGTAAGTTACATCTGTTACTCATTTTTCATTTATGTTTTTAGATTTAAAGTTTCTATTTAGTAAATTTTCAAATCTTAATGGACCTGATTTATCATAGTTTGGAACTTTCTTTTTCTTCACTGCTTTTAAACTCATTATTTTCATATATCTATAAACAACTCAAGGTTTTAAACTTTTTTTAAAGTATTTGTTTAAAAACAAAGTTATCATATTATAGCCATATCTTTTTTTAAACAAGTAAAAAAGACATCTTATCTTAATTGCTAAAATTTTATTATAATTTTTATATTTTGGTTTTCCATTTTTGAGTCATTTTAAATATTCATACCTTGAAATTTTTAAATATAAACAAGATAATTTCAAAGAAAACATTTTTTTAACATTAAAAATGGCGAAGTACTTTTCCTTAGTTGTCTTCAGTAAATGCTTTTTTAAAGCTCTCCAGT carries:
- the metK gene encoding methionine adenosyltransferase — its product is MKKFFTSESVSEGHPDKLCDQISDAILDACLEQDSNSKVACEVFVTDNYLVIGGEISSSAKVDYKEIAKFVLKRVGYKNGETGIDPENCEIVIKINQQSKDISIGVDKEDMGAGDQGIMFGYATNETSNYMPCAIQLAHDLVHLASKLRKLNEFKFAQPDMKSQVTMDYENLKNPRIDTILMSIQHDENYDEKEFKNFIKENIMNVIAKKHNLNTDFKVLINPTGRFVIGGPKSDTGLTGRKIIVDTYGGYSRHGGGAFSGKDPSKVDRSAAYMARYVAKNVVAAGLADQLEIQLSYAIGVSKPISIFVEAFGTNKVPYAIIYKAIEETFDFRVQSIIDSLDLKKPVYFRTSKYGHFGKKEFSWERLDKVRILERYL
- a CDS encoding biotin/lipoyl-containing protein, which translates into the protein MERIFFNNNKNLKGIVDEVFVKEGQPVKVGDVLTTISTQLEKVNVISPIDGVIKNVYIIDSLIVSCNDTLFEVVTHNELLELTKEPNNINDTLREGLDEFNYFDNFDNVESDPIVDSLEKKLDQETQIAPNNLNDKIIFNNHTLPRTEINVSKKEHDLLNKNLVQINDSITQELSFFTNNTSLEMENNVFKEETKTFIPKFNQENIIKEEIKKDLEKEKEKFNDLLDSKRLSNSINEKNNYFEKKDIIDTKVEKDLSTLNDFNQDKKTNSEINGSLYKEKEINIKKDNLQSEKVEFLNTNSSINLSLNINQLLNLQDILYKPSFEKNIEIKTSTLLIKALAMSLDSLNFYENKDEKNITIIKKTNTDFFKKTFSHINYNLNIFDIQNIFNNSNLSYKKTDFVIYDFIEYRNVISSFNIYDESIFSISLNNINQLINNDGTMYNNLNLNISYNNKFVSIDKTLKFIDVLTNLIENPGYLI
- a CDS encoding IS3 family transposase codes for the protein MFSLKLSCLYLKISRYEYLKWLKNGKPKYKNYNKILAIKIRCLFYLFKKRYGYNMITLFLNKYFKKSLKPWVVYRYMKIMSLKAVKKKKVPNYDKSGPLRFENLLNRNFKSKNINEKWVTDVTYIKSINGNVYLSVIKDLFNSEIIDWKLSVSSNNILCHTNLISAIKKRGAPKIIHSDQGSPYTNETWERLCKNNNINISMSRRGNSPDNGACESFFGTFKNECIYTYKVKELHYSNIYKIISHYIEFYNYVRPSLKHKKTPYEICMEKVSF
- a CDS encoding alpha/beta fold hydrolase, with amino-acid sequence MNKFLIWIIIGIVLFILLLIIIRYLISKKLTKKHKRIVKNELIKKKFFITSDNYELRWLGEILPVSKKILICVHDYGLSRKSFKNFEEYVRKNNSDVSVISYDQRGSGENKFYKNLNMGSHLLDLEEIIVYISTKYSDKEIFLVGEGFGSNLASYFSDNKRIKKIIFVSMHLNQIIHKSFKVIFKILMASLISTNIQIKQKIYIEDCVSKIDDNNIIDIDFVSHKKMKNLLQIRKINSKIKKNIVKNVKKYVFLLPGIDIFVKKNTFINIFNDEKLKDLKIDKLSSKKHYVFYEKNNIEIFKTIINNI
- a CDS encoding TIGR00282 family metallophosphoesterase; amino-acid sequence: MNILFIGDIFSSPGRDVLSNKLNIIVKKHQIDFIIANGENISHGKGINKNHYNFLKQLKINVITSGNHIFKQKETLEYISNSKDLLRPLNMNKSLPGLGTNIFKFKDKEIRVTNLMGQVFMDNVNNPYEAFDEIIFKDTSNIHIVDFHAEASAEKLAFAFNYDGKVTAILGTHTHIQTADERIMPNGTAYITDVGMTGSFDSVIGVNPEEVIIKEKLGLQTKFVPSTKPAKISAVIIKIDDTNNKVINISRINEY
- a CDS encoding 3'-5' exoribonuclease YhaM family protein, which produces MISDLNLEAKSVNLTARIERVVLSTGNNGLNYLIVHLIDKTGRIEARLWNVSDDDILNLKAGSIVKIEANINSYRHQLQLKINNYVIIQEEEFDDYKISHDMFSINAPLNIDQKFKELLNFIESLKNDNYKNITISLLKEYEEDFKNYPAAVSIHHNVVGGLFWHSSSILEAAMALKKVYSFIEIDWDLVYCGAILHDIGKVIELEGKNASEYTSKGKLLGHISIGSNFVFDKAKSLKIESEDTIKLQHVILSSHGKNEFGSPIEPLLIESIIISTLDSLDARLYRVNEELKKVSNSNWTPRILSEDGRSFLRHFEKPKKN
- the ylxM gene encoding YlxM family DNA-binding protein; its protein translation is MDFEKNLLISEFYDYYKNLLTEKQRQYFELYFFENYSLQEIAEEIGVSKSAIHDSISKTISYLKDLEEKLKFVNKTKYIKNEIEKFKKEKISKDDFIESIEKEI
- a CDS encoding copper homeostasis protein CutC; the encoded protein is MYLEVIAKDLEDVKDINNTSANRIELCKDLLVGGLTPDFDLIKQATELSKLPINVIVRRTHENFVYSKQEKKQILEDISFIKQTKANGIVFGALTKKNKIDIKFLKKVIKAKGNKEITFHKAFDEVNNFVKSYKILNKLNVTSVLTSGGLDLANGIDILNKLKKLDLKTIILVGGGVTKDNFSSIKKISGFVHIGRLARKNNSWEQPINKETINNLIKK
- the ftsY gene encoding signal recognition particle-docking protein FtsY — its product is MGFWSNLKERRSLKKQEKKHKKEHKNTLTFSTDIKKLTKKYKVVNSDFYDELENILIKTDMGMKMVLEISNNVQRKVKPKHNFNDIKEILAEEIYKAYIGSGKVKSELNFQDNRLNIFLIVGVNGVGKTTSIAKIANYYSKQGKKVLIAAGDTFRAGAVEQLEQWCKNRLENVDLVKPPNNSKDPASVVFDSIKIAVDKNYDLLLVDTAGRLQNKEHLMRELEKITKIIQKSIKDGPHERLLVIDAQTGQNGVNQAKSFSEATDVSGIVLTKMDGTSKGGIALAIKDILNIPVKLIGVGEKVDDLKKFSVDDYIYDLTADFMEDDEDE
- a CDS encoding HIT family protein yields the protein MDQSCIFCKIANKEINSNIIYENEYTVCFLDLSPNSEGHCLVIPKKHYDDFESTDISLIYEVMKTKKEAIKILNKSLKPKGYNYVSNQGVEAFQTVFHYHEHIIPKYVKSDGYTFKINKNTDDLPVSEIYKKISEFKEN